A region from the Methylocella sp. genome encodes:
- a CDS encoding aspartate carbamoyltransferase catalytic subunit: MSKLPPELKYPHRHLLGIEGLSPQDIGILLDLAESAIEVSRQVEKKRSTLRGRTLINLFFEASTRTQSSFELAGKRLGADVMNMSVATSSVKKGETLVDTAMTLNAMRPDIIVVRHAQAGAVHLLAKKVDCSVVNAGDGAHEHPTQALLDALTIKRNRGRIAGLTVAICGDILHSRVARSNILLLSALGARLRAVGPSTLLPAGIERMGVEVFRDMKAGLKDADVVMMLRLQRERMQSGFVPSPKEYFRFFGLDEDKLKLARPDALVLHPGPMNRGVEIDSAVADGAQSRIREQVEMGVAVRMAVLEALSEHLPNG, from the coding sequence ATGTCCAAGCTGCCTCCAGAGCTTAAATATCCGCACCGGCATCTCCTCGGAATTGAGGGCCTGTCGCCGCAAGACATCGGAATTCTTCTCGATCTTGCTGAAAGCGCGATCGAAGTGTCGCGTCAGGTCGAGAAAAAGCGGTCGACTCTGCGCGGACGAACCTTGATCAACCTCTTTTTTGAGGCCTCAACCCGCACGCAGTCCTCCTTTGAGCTCGCAGGCAAGCGCCTCGGCGCCGATGTCATGAATATGTCGGTTGCGACCTCCAGCGTCAAAAAAGGCGAGACGCTGGTCGATACTGCGATGACGCTCAACGCCATGCGCCCGGACATTATCGTCGTGCGCCACGCCCAGGCGGGCGCGGTGCATCTTCTGGCCAAAAAGGTCGATTGTTCCGTGGTCAACGCCGGCGACGGCGCGCATGAGCATCCGACCCAGGCTTTGCTCGATGCGCTGACGATCAAACGCAACAGGGGCCGGATCGCGGGCCTCACCGTGGCGATTTGCGGCGATATTTTGCACTCGCGCGTCGCCCGCTCCAATATTCTCCTGCTGTCAGCGCTTGGCGCCAGGCTGCGCGCGGTCGGCCCCTCAACCCTTCTGCCCGCCGGCATAGAGCGCATGGGGGTCGAGGTTTTCCGCGATATGAAAGCCGGGCTGAAGGACGCCGACGTTGTCATGATGCTGCGCTTGCAGCGCGAGCGGATGCAGAGCGGATTCGTACCCTCGCCGAAAGAATATTTTCGCTTTTTTGGCCTCGATGAGGACAAGCTGAAGCTCGCCAGACCCGACGCGCTGGTGTTGCATCCAGGCCCGATGAATCGCGGCGTCGAAATCGATTCAGCCGTTGCGGATGGAGCGCAAAGCCGCATCCGCGAGCAGGTCGAGATGGGCGTTGCCGTGCGCATGGCCGTGCTTGAAGCTCTCTCCGAGCATTTACCTAATGGTTAG
- the pyrC gene encoding dihydroorotase: protein MKIPSSRSVAHQPLALVHGRLVDGADFRQEPGGVLIIDGAIRDLGPEITPENLPSHARIIDCGGDIVSPGLIDMRAFIGEPGGEHRETIATATAAAAAGGVTTILARPDTCPPVDEAAVVDFLLRRARDTGRVRVIPSAALTQGLRGEEIAEIGLLQQAGALAFTDGAHSIRNARVLRRVMSYARDFDALIIHYAEDRDLAGEGVMNEGEFASRLGLAGIPREAEAIILDRDIRLVNLTGARYHAALVTTTLSLEIIARAKAAGLPVTCATSINHLTLNESDIGDYRTFLKLAPPLRREDERRALVEALASGLIDVIVSDHNPQDVETKRLPFAEAEDGAIGLETMLSAGLRLVSSGELSLERLIGAMTLRPAEILGLPQGRLKIGAPADLIRFDPDEPYVVDPAKLHSRCKNTPFDEARMEGRVKLTLVAGDIVYEGD, encoded by the coding sequence GTGAAGATTCCCTCGTCCCGCTCCGTAGCGCATCAGCCGCTAGCCCTCGTGCATGGCCGCCTCGTTGATGGCGCGGATTTTCGGCAGGAGCCAGGCGGAGTGCTCATCATCGATGGCGCCATCCGTGATCTTGGCCCGGAAATCACGCCGGAAAATCTCCCCTCGCATGCCCGCATCATCGATTGCGGCGGCGATATCGTATCGCCGGGTCTGATTGACATGCGCGCTTTCATCGGGGAGCCAGGCGGCGAACATCGCGAGACCATAGCCACTGCGACGGCGGCGGCGGCGGCGGGCGGCGTCACCACCATCTTGGCCCGGCCGGACACGTGTCCGCCGGTCGATGAGGCGGCGGTGGTTGATTTTCTGTTGCGCCGCGCCCGCGATACAGGCCGGGTGCGCGTCATCCCTTCGGCCGCGCTGACGCAAGGGCTGCGCGGCGAGGAAATCGCCGAGATCGGACTTTTGCAGCAGGCCGGCGCGCTCGCCTTTACGGATGGCGCCCATTCCATCCGCAATGCGCGGGTGCTGCGCCGCGTCATGAGCTACGCCCGCGATTTTGACGCGCTCATCATCCATTATGCCGAGGACAGGGATCTTGCCGGCGAAGGCGTGATGAACGAAGGCGAGTTCGCCTCCCGCCTTGGCCTCGCCGGCATTCCCCGCGAGGCGGAAGCCATTATTTTGGATCGCGACATTCGCCTCGTGAACCTCACGGGCGCGCGCTACCATGCGGCTCTCGTCACCACGACTCTCTCGCTGGAGATCATCGCCCGAGCGAAGGCCGCTGGGCTGCCTGTGACCTGCGCGACCTCGATCAATCACCTGACCCTCAATGAAAGCGACATCGGCGACTACCGCACCTTTTTGAAGCTCGCGCCCCCGCTGCGGCGCGAGGATGAGCGCCGGGCGCTCGTTGAAGCGCTGGCCTCGGGCCTCATCGACGTCATTGTGTCGGACCATAATCCGCAGGACGTCGAGACAAAGCGCCTGCCTTTCGCCGAGGCGGAAGACGGCGCAATCGGGCTCGAAACCATGCTTTCCGCCGGTCTGCGCCTCGTTTCCTCCGGCGAGCTCTCGCTGGAGCGCCTGATCGGCGCGATGACCTTGCGTCCCGCAGAAATTTTGGGCCTGCCGCAAGGGCGGCTCAAGATTGGCGCGCCAGCCGATCTCATTCGCTTCGACCCCGACGAGCCCTATGTCGTCGATCCGGCAAAGCTCCATTCGCGCTGCAAGAACACGCCTTTTGACGAGGCGCGAATGGAGGGCAGGGTGAAGCTGACTTTGGTCGCCGGGGATATTGTGTACGAGGGGGATTGA
- a CDS encoding IS5 family transposase (programmed frameshift): protein MNRDQFWLTDAQFAKIAPHLPTDTRGKARVDDRRVISGIIHVLKSGGRWIDAPLEYGPKKTLYNRYVRWAAKGVWIDLFHALAQAGGPPAQVLIDSSAVKAHRSASGGKGGRRNQAIGRSRGGRTTKIHALTDADCRPLSFMLTGGQIADCSAGAELIARLPPCEILHGDKGYDANAIRRQVEERGAMPNIPPKANRRWKNCFSPFLYRNRNAIERMFCRLKDFRRVATRYDRNALNFLATVCIAATVCYWL, encoded by the exons ATGAATCGGGATCAATTCTGGCTGACGGACGCGCAGTTCGCGAAGATCGCGCCGCATCTTCCCACGGACACGCGCGGCAAGGCGCGCGTCGATGATCGCCGGGTGATCAGCGGGATCATTCATGTGCTGAAATCTGGCGGACGCTGGATTGACGCGCCGCTGGAGTACGGGCCAAAGAAGACTCTCTACAATCGCTACGTTCGCTGGGCTGCTAAGGGCGTTTGGATCGATCTGTTCCACGCGCTTGCGCAAGCAGGCGGGCCGCCGGCGCAGGTCCTCATCGACTCCTCGGCGGTCAAGGCGCATCGCTCGGCCAGTGGCGGCAAAGGGGGGAGAAGAA ATCAGGCCATCGGCCGTTCGCGCGGCGGGCGCACAACCAAAATCCACGCATTGACCGATGCGGACTGCCGCCCGCTGTCTTTCATGCTCACCGGCGGCCAAATCGCCGATTGCTCGGCGGGCGCGGAGCTTATCGCGCGACTTCCTCCTTGCGAAATCCTCCATGGCGACAAGGGCTACGACGCAAATGCGATCCGTCGGCAGGTCGAGGAGCGCGGAGCTATGCCGAATATCCCGCCCAAGGCCAATCGCAGGTGGAAGAACTGCTTCTCGCCCTTCCTCTATCGAAACCGCAACGCCATCGAACGCATGTTCTGCCGCCTGAAAGACTTCAGGCGCGTGGCTACCCGCTACGACCGAAACGCATTAAACTTCCTCGCCACAGTCTGCATCGCCGCTACCGTTTGCTACTGGTTGTGA
- a CDS encoding cupin domain-containing protein, with product MNSVFVVATKDLPRAKVGGVDDPTVGWAGAFAAYGGHGTTQSSTIVYEIEPGHRLGWHSDATEETQYILAGSGELRMEDGSIHKVGPGCVFVLPTPVRHDLVNTGAETLRAVAFFAAPMFTQTFDNAMLPPNVHVLGTPNREG from the coding sequence GTGAACTCAGTCTTTGTTGTCGCAACCAAAGATCTTCCGCGCGCAAAGGTCGGGGGCGTAGATGACCCCACCGTTGGTTGGGCCGGCGCGTTCGCCGCATATGGCGGGCATGGAACGACTCAGTCTTCGACCATCGTCTATGAAATCGAGCCCGGCCACCGGCTCGGCTGGCACAGCGACGCCACCGAGGAGACGCAATACATCCTGGCGGGCAGCGGCGAGCTGCGCATGGAGGACGGAAGCATTCACAAGGTTGGGCCAGGATGCGTTTTCGTGCTCCCGACGCCTGTCCGGCACGATCTCGTCAACACCGGCGCCGAAACATTGCGGGCGGTGGCTTTCTTCGCCGCGCCAATGTTCACGCAGACGTTCGACAATGCGATGTTGCCGCCGAACGTTCATGTTCTCGGGACGCCCAACCGCGAGGGCTAG
- a CDS encoding arylsulfatase: MLGAIAGLAILALAGPTAAQEKKPNILIIMGDDVGWFNIGAYHQGIMSGKTPNLDKLAAEGMRFTDYYAEASCTAGRANFITGELPIRTGLTTVGQAGADVGLPAEAVTLATVLKSLGYETGQFGKNHLGDLNKFLPTVHGFDEFFGYLYHLDAMSDPYWFDYPQDWINKYGPRDLVHSWATTEDDATEMPRWGKVGKQRIVDEGPLAPFPSMAGRQNWQESRKAKFDMETFDEVLVRASEGFMDKAKQDGKPFFIWHNTTRMHVFTYIPPKYQALMNYKSNYGLEEAGMAQLDDSIGDLLKHLQDIGEADNTIVIFTTDNGAEVFTWPDGGMTPFRSTKGTVFEGGFRVPAIIRWPGKIKPQTVENGIFSGLDWLPTLAAAAGNPDISNQLLKGVKLGDQTYKNHLDGYNQMDLLLGKGPSARHELFYFGGPHLGALRIDDFKFQFFQQPYGWPGEKVTTDMPTIVNLRQDPFERTPSIRGQTLNDAGGGYMNDFMAREFWRFVLVQKQVAALAETAIDFPPMQAPATFNLEAVKRSVEEMMKSHEGQ; this comes from the coding sequence ATGCTCGGCGCAATCGCGGGGCTCGCCATTTTGGCCCTGGCCGGTCCTACGGCGGCTCAGGAAAAGAAGCCCAATATCCTCATCATCATGGGCGATGACGTTGGATGGTTCAATATCGGCGCGTACCATCAGGGCATCATGTCGGGCAAGACGCCGAACCTCGACAAGCTCGCCGCCGAAGGCATGCGATTCACCGATTATTACGCCGAAGCGAGCTGTACGGCGGGCCGCGCGAACTTTATAACCGGCGAGCTGCCGATCCGCACCGGATTGACGACTGTCGGTCAGGCCGGGGCCGACGTTGGGCTCCCCGCCGAGGCCGTAACGCTCGCCACGGTGCTGAAGTCGCTGGGGTACGAGACCGGGCAATTCGGCAAAAACCATCTCGGAGATCTCAACAAATTCCTGCCGACGGTTCACGGCTTCGACGAATTTTTTGGGTATCTCTACCATCTCGATGCGATGTCGGACCCTTACTGGTTCGATTACCCGCAGGATTGGATCAATAAATACGGGCCGCGCGATCTGGTGCATTCCTGGGCGACAACCGAGGACGACGCCACCGAGATGCCGCGATGGGGCAAGGTCGGCAAGCAGAGAATTGTCGATGAAGGTCCGCTAGCCCCGTTCCCGAGCATGGCCGGCCGCCAGAACTGGCAGGAGAGCCGCAAAGCCAAATTTGACATGGAGACCTTCGACGAGGTGCTGGTTAGGGCCAGCGAAGGCTTCATGGACAAAGCCAAGCAGGACGGCAAGCCGTTCTTCATCTGGCACAACACGACGCGCATGCACGTGTTCACCTACATCCCGCCAAAGTACCAGGCGCTGATGAACTACAAGAGCAATTACGGCCTTGAGGAAGCCGGCATGGCGCAGTTGGACGACAGCATCGGCGACTTGCTGAAGCATCTGCAGGATATCGGCGAGGCCGACAACACCATCGTCATATTCACCACTGACAACGGGGCCGAGGTGTTCACTTGGCCAGATGGCGGCATGACGCCGTTCCGGTCAACGAAGGGCACGGTATTTGAGGGCGGTTTTCGCGTGCCCGCGATCATTCGCTGGCCCGGCAAGATCAAGCCGCAAACAGTGGAGAACGGCATATTTTCCGGTCTCGACTGGCTCCCGACGCTCGCGGCCGCCGCAGGCAACCCCGACATCTCCAATCAGCTGCTGAAAGGCGTGAAGCTCGGCGATCAAACCTACAAGAATCACCTCGACGGCTACAATCAGATGGATCTCCTGCTCGGCAAGGGACCCTCCGCGCGTCACGAGCTTTTCTACTTTGGCGGTCCGCACCTCGGAGCGCTGCGAATCGATGACTTCAAGTTCCAGTTCTTTCAGCAACCTTATGGCTGGCCCGGGGAGAAGGTGACGACGGATATGCCGACTATCGTCAACCTCCGCCAAGATCCGTTTGAGCGGACGCCATCGATACGCGGTCAAACGCTCAATGACGCAGGTGGGGGGTATATGAATGATTTCATGGCGCGTGAGTTCTGGCGCTTCGTTCTCGTTCAGAAGCAAGTGGCGGCGCTTGCGGAAACAGCCATCGACTTTCCTCCGATGCAGGCTCCTGCAACTTTCAATCTCGAGGCGGTGAAGCGTTCGGTGGAGGAGATGATGAAGAGCCACGAAGGCCAATAG
- the plsY gene encoding glycerol-3-phosphate 1-O-acyltransferase PlsY: MILTLVALVFGYLCGSIPFGLILTTFAGTTDLRSIGSGNIGATNVLRTGRKDLAALTLLLDLAKGAIAVLIVAYLAQRWLSPDGSSPRGPMLAAAAGAFLGHVFPVWLGFKGGKGVATFLGCLLAIAWPAGLAFIAVWLGVAGITRFSSLAALLASALAPAFLFALGQTDSAIVFAALAAILWYKHRPNIARLRAGTESRIGKS, from the coding sequence GTGATCCTCACCCTTGTCGCCCTCGTCTTCGGCTATCTTTGCGGTTCGATTCCGTTTGGGCTCATTCTCACGACCTTCGCCGGAACCACGGACCTGCGTTCGATTGGTTCGGGCAACATTGGCGCGACGAATGTTTTGCGCACGGGGCGGAAAGATTTAGCCGCTCTGACATTGCTGCTTGATCTCGCCAAAGGCGCGATCGCTGTTCTGATCGTCGCTTATCTTGCGCAGCGCTGGCTTTCGCCGGATGGCTCCTCACCGCGGGGCCCTATGCTGGCGGCGGCGGCCGGCGCCTTTTTGGGCCATGTGTTTCCGGTCTGGCTCGGGTTCAAGGGCGGCAAGGGCGTTGCGACATTTTTGGGCTGCCTTCTCGCCATCGCGTGGCCGGCCGGGCTCGCCTTCATCGCGGTCTGGCTCGGCGTTGCGGGGATCACGCGCTTTTCGTCGCTTGCGGCGCTGCTGGCCAGCGCTCTCGCGCCCGCCTTTCTTTTCGCCTTGGGTCAGACCGATTCGGCGATCGTTTTTGCCGCGTTGGCGGCGATTCTTTGGTACAAGCACCGGCCCAATATCGCGCGCCTTAGAGCCGGGACGGAATCCCGGATCGGCAAGTCTTGA